Proteins from one Planctomyces sp. SH-PL62 genomic window:
- a CDS encoding alpha-amylase family glycosyl hydrolase gives MPAPLTHIKPDTPMGANLIADGATFRVWAPHARKVYVLGDFNGRIKDDSSLLTKDAQGHWRGFIPGAKDRDRYILHIDGTGSSGLKRDPYARELQSPFPSECVIRETDFPWHETGYVTPRFNDFVIYQLHVGTFYTPNLPRKAGTFLDVARKVPYLAELGVTALQLLPIQEFQTAFSLGYNGTDYFSPEMDFAVEDAALPPYVDEVNELLDARGLARFAVDDLRGEMNQLKALIDVCHIHGLAVILDVVYNHAGGDFGEESLLFFDRQPTSGGVAANSLYFNGREHAGGKVFDFAKPEVRDFLIRNARFFLEEYRVDGFRYDQVSVIDHDGAPHGWRFCQDLTSTLNHVRPEAIDHAEYWNVNPYVVKPPSEGGAGFDTTLTDGLRNAIRDVIRESSRPDERPLAMTGLAASLWPDGFPEPWRFVQGPENHDLVYRGRDQRVARLGDFDDPRSWYGRSRARVATGISLTAPGVPMLFMGQEFLEDKQWADDVENHANLLLYWAGVEAGDKQMLDHIRFTRELLALRRRQPALRGQGFRPVHTHDQNRVLAFHRWVPGEGRDVMVVVHLSTFNRFGYRIGFPPGAWRETFNSDVYENWVNPNVVGNGGGLSIDPIPLHGFDSSASLVLPANSVLVFARD, from the coding sequence ATGCCCGCCCCGCTCACCCACATCAAGCCCGACACCCCGATGGGGGCCAACCTGATCGCCGACGGGGCCACGTTCCGCGTCTGGGCCCCCCACGCGCGGAAGGTCTACGTCCTGGGCGACTTCAACGGCCGGATCAAGGACGACTCCAGCCTGCTGACGAAGGACGCCCAGGGCCACTGGCGAGGCTTCATCCCCGGCGCGAAGGACCGCGACCGCTACATCCTCCACATCGACGGTACGGGAAGCTCGGGCCTCAAGCGCGACCCCTACGCCCGCGAATTGCAGTCGCCCTTCCCCAGCGAGTGCGTCATCCGCGAGACCGACTTCCCCTGGCACGAGACCGGGTACGTCACCCCCCGCTTCAACGACTTCGTGATCTACCAGCTCCACGTCGGCACCTTCTACACGCCGAACCTGCCGCGCAAGGCCGGGACGTTCCTCGACGTGGCCCGGAAGGTCCCTTATCTCGCCGAACTCGGCGTGACCGCCCTGCAACTCCTGCCGATCCAGGAGTTCCAGACCGCGTTCAGCCTGGGCTACAACGGCACCGACTACTTCTCGCCCGAGATGGACTTCGCGGTCGAGGACGCCGCGCTCCCGCCCTACGTCGACGAGGTGAACGAGCTGCTCGACGCCAGGGGGCTGGCCCGCTTCGCGGTCGACGACCTCCGCGGCGAGATGAACCAGCTCAAGGCGCTGATCGACGTCTGCCACATCCACGGCCTCGCCGTGATCCTGGACGTGGTCTACAACCACGCCGGGGGGGATTTCGGCGAAGAGAGCCTCCTGTTCTTCGACCGCCAGCCGACGTCCGGGGGCGTGGCGGCGAACTCGCTCTACTTCAACGGCCGGGAGCACGCCGGCGGCAAGGTGTTCGACTTCGCCAAGCCCGAGGTCCGCGACTTCCTGATCCGCAACGCCCGGTTCTTCCTGGAGGAGTATCGGGTCGACGGTTTTCGATATGATCAAGTGAGCGTCATCGACCACGACGGCGCCCCCCACGGCTGGCGGTTCTGCCAGGACCTCACGTCGACGCTCAACCACGTCCGCCCGGAGGCGATCGACCACGCCGAGTACTGGAACGTCAACCCGTACGTCGTGAAGCCCCCGTCCGAGGGGGGCGCCGGCTTCGACACCACGCTGACCGACGGCCTGCGCAACGCCATTCGCGACGTGATCCGCGAGTCCAGCCGGCCCGACGAGCGGCCCCTCGCCATGACCGGGCTGGCCGCCAGCCTCTGGCCCGACGGCTTCCCCGAGCCGTGGCGGTTCGTGCAAGGCCCGGAGAACCACGACCTCGTCTACCGGGGCCGCGACCAGCGGGTGGCCCGCCTGGGGGACTTCGACGACCCTCGCTCCTGGTACGGCCGCAGCCGCGCGCGGGTGGCGACCGGCATCTCCCTGACGGCGCCGGGCGTCCCGATGCTCTTCATGGGCCAGGAGTTCCTGGAAGACAAGCAATGGGCCGACGACGTCGAGAACCACGCGAACCTGCTGCTCTACTGGGCGGGGGTCGAGGCGGGCGACAAGCAGATGCTCGACCACATCCGCTTCACCCGCGAGCTGCTGGCGCTGCGACGCCGGCAGCCGGCCCTGCGCGGCCAGGGCTTCCGCCCGGTCCACACCCATGACCAGAATCGCGTGCTGGCCTTCCACCGCTGGGTGCCCGGCGAGGGCCGAGACGTGATGGTCGTCGTCCACCTGTCGACCTTCAACCGCTTCGGCTACCGAATCGGCTTCCCCCCCGGCGCGTGGCGCGAGACCTTCAACAGCGACGTCTACGAGAACTGGGTCAACCCGAACGTGGTCGGCAACGGCGGCGGACTCTCCATCGACCCGATCCCCCTGCACGGCTTCGATTCGTCCGCCTCGCTCGTCCTGCCCGCCAACAGCGTCCTGGTCTTCGCGAGGGACTGA